A genome region from Brooklawnia propionicigenes includes the following:
- the pglZ gene encoding BREX-2 system phosphatase PglZ, translating to MTADVIPGATVTPAVARAIIDQARASRYPHGVLGLRASPAATRQVSFTHRDQPVQIVPAASALAVREAIRQAEPSGWLVVVTDRSDDDLGPGLLAQFVWQRLRHPNPWQAVQQRFSANGVDAKLLQTRQAREVATGLLELSPPDGWPPAPAGVLTRDHALGCVARTELGLPDGPVDLITVLHWSTQRGLAATIARLRARAGEATVDAVLDWIAEAAGEAAPLVAALLRAGNPSDIVPLGVVLDCLLQSPTRQDAELALARLEHRWGDVPRAALQATARLSGVVVTGLLGGRATVENARQVLVRADELLTEAQALPLAGASRLLPSGLTRRLRALAETFRTVPNDDPVRLEAAWAKVTEHELSEVDPRVAPARAGVRLARWLRTPDVPTATLAELAGRHLAVDAWVDSAVNDAETGVDEHSLAAALEHVLGQVQQRRDDHDLVFAAALAREGCGGRVPGLLGLEDLLPEVVVPLARKYPTLLLVLDGMSAGVATEILTHATLEFDLQECQLPGATARTPALAVLPTVTEFSRASLLSGRLTSGQQDAERAGFEALAQAHSLGEVKLVHKKGLDSSRQGFELADDVRQAISDVDRYKLVGCVLNTIDDALDRTDPGGTDWTAETVKHLAPLLRAAMSAGRLVVLTSDHGHVVERRRGTQRGTGVGGRYRAATSGPVEADEVLASGPRVLTPDHQAVLAVNERLRYGPLKAGYHGGAAPAEAVVPVALLTPSTLVHDLVVAPVAEPDWWETAGISGGGGLGVLGANGPASAPSGRVARVKAPERQPDLFSEPEPVPAGDQPGVGAALVASATYRAQKSLVGRLGVTDEAIATLVDALASATDRRLPAGRVAPVLGVSANRVPMVMSQVAKLLNVEGYPVVSTDPATQAVTLDAALLAEQYGVYQTP from the coding sequence ATGACCGCGGACGTGATCCCCGGCGCAACCGTGACGCCGGCCGTGGCCCGGGCCATCATCGACCAGGCCCGCGCCAGCCGATACCCGCACGGGGTGCTGGGGCTGCGCGCCAGCCCGGCGGCAACCAGACAGGTCAGCTTCACCCACCGCGATCAGCCGGTTCAGATCGTGCCCGCCGCGTCGGCCCTGGCGGTGCGCGAGGCGATCCGGCAGGCCGAGCCGAGCGGCTGGTTGGTCGTCGTCACCGACCGCAGCGACGACGACCTGGGCCCCGGGCTGCTCGCCCAGTTCGTCTGGCAGCGGCTGCGACACCCCAACCCGTGGCAGGCCGTACAGCAGCGGTTCAGCGCGAACGGCGTCGACGCCAAACTGCTGCAGACCCGGCAGGCCCGCGAGGTCGCCACCGGCCTGCTCGAACTGTCCCCGCCCGACGGCTGGCCGCCCGCCCCGGCCGGCGTCCTCACCCGCGACCACGCGCTAGGCTGCGTCGCGCGAACCGAACTGGGACTGCCCGACGGGCCGGTCGACCTGATCACCGTGCTGCACTGGTCGACCCAGCGTGGCCTGGCGGCGACGATCGCCCGGCTGCGGGCCCGCGCCGGCGAGGCCACGGTCGACGCCGTGCTCGACTGGATCGCCGAAGCCGCCGGCGAGGCGGCCCCGCTGGTCGCCGCCCTGCTGCGAGCCGGGAACCCGAGCGACATCGTCCCGCTGGGGGTGGTGCTCGACTGCCTGCTGCAGTCCCCGACCAGGCAGGACGCCGAGCTCGCGCTGGCCCGGCTCGAACATCGCTGGGGCGACGTGCCGCGTGCTGCGCTGCAGGCCACCGCCCGACTGTCCGGAGTCGTGGTCACCGGCCTGCTGGGTGGCCGGGCGACCGTCGAGAACGCCCGTCAGGTGCTCGTTCGAGCCGACGAGTTGTTGACAGAGGCGCAGGCTCTGCCCTTGGCGGGGGCCTCCCGGTTGCTGCCCTCGGGACTGACCCGACGGCTCAGGGCTCTCGCCGAGACCTTTCGGACGGTGCCCAATGACGACCCGGTCAGGCTGGAGGCGGCGTGGGCGAAGGTGACCGAACACGAGCTCAGCGAGGTCGACCCCCGGGTCGCGCCAGCGCGGGCAGGCGTCCGGTTGGCCCGCTGGCTGCGGACTCCCGACGTTCCGACGGCCACGCTGGCCGAACTGGCCGGCAGGCACCTGGCCGTGGACGCCTGGGTCGACTCGGCGGTCAACGACGCCGAGACCGGGGTCGACGAGCACAGCCTGGCTGCCGCGCTCGAGCACGTGCTGGGGCAGGTGCAGCAACGTCGCGACGACCACGACCTTGTCTTCGCGGCGGCACTTGCCCGGGAAGGCTGCGGTGGACGCGTCCCGGGGCTGCTCGGGCTGGAGGATCTGCTGCCCGAGGTCGTCGTCCCGCTCGCCCGCAAGTATCCGACGCTGCTGCTCGTGTTGGACGGCATGAGTGCCGGGGTCGCCACCGAGATCCTGACCCACGCGACGCTTGAGTTCGATCTGCAGGAGTGCCAGTTGCCGGGAGCCACCGCCCGGACGCCGGCGTTGGCGGTGCTACCCACGGTCACCGAATTCAGCCGGGCGTCCCTGCTCAGCGGACGCCTCACCTCGGGCCAGCAGGACGCCGAACGCGCGGGATTCGAGGCTCTCGCCCAGGCGCACAGTCTTGGCGAGGTGAAGCTGGTCCACAAGAAGGGACTCGACAGCTCGCGGCAGGGTTTCGAACTGGCCGACGACGTGCGGCAGGCGATCTCGGACGTCGACCGGTACAAGCTGGTCGGCTGCGTCCTCAACACCATCGACGACGCCCTCGACCGCACCGATCCGGGCGGCACCGACTGGACCGCCGAGACCGTCAAACACCTCGCCCCGCTGCTGCGGGCGGCGATGTCCGCGGGACGCCTGGTGGTGCTCACCAGCGACCACGGCCACGTGGTGGAGCGGCGGCGCGGCACCCAACGAGGCACCGGCGTGGGAGGACGCTACCGGGCCGCGACCAGCGGGCCGGTCGAGGCCGATGAGGTGCTGGCCAGCGGGCCGCGCGTGCTGACTCCCGATCATCAGGCGGTGCTGGCCGTCAACGAGCGGCTGCGGTACGGGCCACTGAAGGCCGGCTACCACGGCGGTGCGGCGCCCGCGGAGGCCGTAGTGCCGGTCGCGTTGCTGACCCCCTCGACGCTCGTCCACGACCTGGTCGTGGCACCAGTCGCGGAACCGGACTGGTGGGAGACCGCCGGCATCTCCGGTGGCGGTGGGCTAGGTGTGCTCGGCGCCAACGGGCCGGCGTCCGCGCCGTCCGGACGTGTCGCCCGGGTGAAGGCACCCGAGCGGCAACCCGACCTGTTCAGCGAACCCGAACCGGTGCCGGCGGGTGATCAGCCCGGGGTGGGTGCCGCCCTGGTGGCCAGCGCCACCTACCGGGCCCAGAAGTCGCTGGTCGGACGCCTGGGAGTCACCGATGAGGCGATCGCGACCTTGGTCGACGCCTTGGCGTCCGCGACCGACCGGCGACTGCCGGCCGGTCGCGTCGCGCCTGTGCTGGGGGTGAGCGCCAATCGGGTGCCGATGGTGATGAGTCAGGTCGCGAAACTGCTCAACGTCGAGGGCTACCCCGTGGTCTCGACCGACCCCGCCACCCAGGCGGTCACCCTGGACGCCGCGCTGCTCGCCGAGCAGTACGGGGTGTATCAGACTCCATAA
- a CDS encoding ATP-binding protein — translation MDPVMNPFRPGAGRRPPVLAGRERILASFDVVLRRAEEFGEGDRSWVVTGLRGVGKTVLLNELMGQANVRKWIVAKVEASSSTPLRKILATELVKAMRTATGRHPNGSHLKRALGVLKSFTLKLGIEGITLGAEVEPQHGVADSGRFGHDLTALLEVVGEASLDFGVGTLILVDELQEASSSDLEAINMAVHALGQADVPLPVFFVGAGLPSLPAQLAEAASHAERLYVYQPVGLLGSDDVRKALVEPCLDLGATWEEDALSAAQHVARGYPYFVQSIGKHVWDLAPGPVVRADDVLAGSALAREEIDAGLYRSRWERATAAQRRLLIGMAQLSRENAVEIGELATHLRKARTSDLSVARGELIKKGLVYVPERGLVAFTVPGMSDFVLSQEE, via the coding sequence ATGGACCCGGTGATGAATCCTTTCCGTCCCGGCGCCGGTCGCAGGCCTCCAGTCCTTGCCGGCCGGGAGCGGATTCTGGCCAGCTTCGACGTGGTCCTGAGACGTGCCGAGGAGTTCGGTGAGGGTGACCGGAGCTGGGTCGTCACCGGGCTCCGCGGAGTGGGAAAGACGGTGCTTCTCAACGAACTGATGGGTCAGGCCAACGTTCGAAAGTGGATCGTTGCGAAAGTCGAAGCGTCATCGTCCACCCCCTTACGAAAGATCCTCGCGACAGAGCTGGTCAAGGCGATGCGTACTGCCACGGGCAGGCATCCCAACGGCTCCCACCTCAAACGCGCACTGGGTGTCTTGAAGTCCTTCACGCTGAAGCTGGGGATCGAAGGAATCACGCTCGGCGCCGAGGTTGAGCCGCAGCACGGTGTCGCTGACAGCGGCAGATTCGGCCACGACCTCACAGCTCTCCTTGAAGTGGTCGGTGAAGCTTCACTCGATTTCGGTGTCGGGACGCTCATCCTGGTTGATGAGCTGCAGGAAGCCTCCAGCTCCGACCTCGAAGCAATCAACATGGCCGTCCACGCGCTCGGTCAAGCTGACGTTCCACTTCCAGTGTTCTTCGTAGGTGCCGGCCTCCCGTCACTACCAGCACAGCTCGCTGAAGCAGCCAGCCACGCCGAGCGGCTGTACGTGTACCAGCCGGTCGGACTCCTGGGGTCGGACGACGTGCGCAAGGCCTTGGTAGAGCCCTGTCTCGATCTGGGCGCAACCTGGGAGGAGGACGCACTCAGTGCTGCGCAGCACGTGGCCCGCGGATATCCCTACTTCGTTCAGTCCATTGGCAAGCACGTCTGGGATCTGGCACCCGGTCCTGTCGTTCGCGCCGACGACGTCTTGGCGGGCAGCGCCCTGGCGCGGGAAGAGATCGACGCCGGACTCTACCGATCCAGATGGGAACGGGCCACGGCCGCCCAGCGCAGACTGCTGATCGGCATGGCCCAACTGAGTAGAGAGAACGCCGTCGAGATCGGCGAACTTGCCACTCACTTGAGAAAAGCCCGGACATCAGACCTTTCGGTTGCACGAGGGGAATTGATCAAGAAGGGATTGGTCTACGTCCCTGAAAGGGGCTTGGTCGCATTCACAGTGCCCGGGATGTCGGACTTCGTGCTGAGTCAGGAAGAGTGA
- the brxD gene encoding BREX system ATP-binding protein BrxD has product MSQTVSPRRRREVIDALRRGTVPANGLDLLAVGLDRFGPALDAELDAVSGGSAVFKAVRGEYGSGKTFFTRHLAERALRRGWASAEVQISETETPLHRLETVYRRITESLRTATVPPSAFRSSLDSWLFTLESDAIAANPTLAGASDAALTVEVDRLLESRLAAISTKTPAFAQALRGYRAASLVGDAPTAGGLAAWVGGQPHVAASAKRAAGVRGDLDHFGAMAFLQGLLTVLKDAGHPGLLVVLDEVETLQRVRGDVRDKALNALRQLIDEVDSGRYPGLYLLITGTPAFFEGPSGLSRLAPLAQRVHTDFTTDARFDNPRAVQMRLPGFKRDSLVELGGKVRDLYAEGSADAGRIRAVVDDAYLGDLADAVAGSLGGRIGVAPRVFLKKLVSDVLDRVDQFADFDPRVHYALTVSEGELTAVERNAARRTSDLDAIELDTSGA; this is encoded by the coding sequence GTGAGTCAAACAGTCTCCCCCAGGCGCCGCCGCGAGGTGATCGATGCGCTGCGCCGCGGCACCGTGCCCGCCAACGGGTTGGACCTGCTCGCCGTCGGGCTCGACCGCTTCGGCCCGGCACTCGACGCCGAACTGGACGCAGTGTCCGGCGGATCGGCGGTCTTCAAGGCCGTTCGCGGCGAGTACGGCTCGGGCAAGACGTTCTTCACCCGGCATCTGGCCGAGCGTGCGCTGCGGCGGGGCTGGGCGAGCGCCGAGGTGCAGATCAGCGAGACCGAGACCCCGCTGCACCGCCTCGAGACGGTCTACCGGCGCATCACGGAGTCGCTGCGGACCGCGACCGTCCCGCCGAGCGCGTTCCGGTCGAGCCTGGACAGCTGGCTGTTCACCCTCGAGTCGGACGCCATCGCTGCCAACCCGACGCTCGCCGGCGCGTCCGACGCAGCCTTGACCGTCGAGGTGGATCGACTCCTGGAGAGCCGGCTGGCCGCGATATCGACCAAGACGCCGGCGTTCGCGCAGGCGCTGCGCGGCTACCGGGCCGCGTCCCTTGTCGGTGACGCGCCCACCGCGGGCGGCCTTGCGGCCTGGGTGGGCGGGCAGCCGCACGTGGCGGCGTCCGCCAAACGTGCCGCGGGCGTCCGCGGCGACCTCGACCACTTCGGGGCGATGGCCTTCCTGCAGGGGCTCCTGACTGTTCTGAAGGACGCAGGCCACCCCGGGCTGCTGGTCGTGCTGGACGAGGTCGAGACCCTGCAACGCGTCCGCGGCGACGTGCGCGACAAGGCGCTGAACGCCTTGCGGCAGCTGATCGACGAGGTCGACTCGGGACGCTACCCCGGCCTCTACCTGCTCATCACCGGCACGCCGGCGTTCTTCGAAGGGCCGTCCGGACTTTCGCGGCTGGCCCCCCTGGCCCAGCGCGTCCACACCGACTTCACCACCGACGCCCGGTTCGACAACCCGCGCGCGGTGCAGATGCGGCTGCCCGGTTTCAAGCGCGACAGCCTCGTGGAGCTGGGAGGGAAGGTGCGGGACCTGTACGCCGAGGGGTCCGCGGACGCCGGCCGGATCCGCGCTGTCGTCGATGACGCCTATCTGGGTGACCTGGCGGACGCAGTAGCCGGCTCGCTGGGCGGTCGGATCGGGGTGGCGCCCCGGGTGTTCCTGAAGAAGCTGGTCAGCGACGTCCTCGACCGGGTCGACCAGTTCGCGGACTTCGACCCTCGCGTCCACTACGCGCTGACGGTGTCCGAGGGGGAGCTGACGGCAGTGGAGCGCAATGCCGCGCGGAGGACGTCCGACCTGGATGCGATCGAGCTGGACACCTCGGGCGCCTGA
- a CDS encoding DEAD/DEAH box helicase produces the protein MTGFDALHPVVQHHIVNELGWRELRPLQDDAVAPLLAGEDALLLAPTAGGKTEAALFPLLTRMAGESWSGTSLLYVCPLRALLNNLEARVNRYASWLGRSAAVRHGDTSQGVRRRMMVDQPDILLTTPESLEAMLVSATINPRSLLSEVRAVVVDEVHAFAGDDRGWHLLAVIERLTKLAGRPLQRVGLSATVGNADDLLAWLQGSKRGRRPGRVLAPKAIGGGAPEIALDYVGSLPNAATVIARLHRGEKRLVFADSRRTVEQLGVGLAELGVETYVSHSSLSVAERRRSEAAFAQGRDCVIVATSTLELGIDVGDLDRVLQVGSPSTVASLLQRVGRTGRRPGAVRNLTVLAPDDDALLRATGLLLLWSEGYVEPISPPPHAAHIAAQQVLALALQERQIGRHTWQDWLDGLELVPPTEADAIVEGLLAKGVLDEDSGMLFVGPEAEKRYGRRHFMELMSVFTSDPQVTVLHGRTEIGAVDPMVLVSKVPGPRRLTLAGRTWTVTAVDWTRRRAYVEPSEGSGTARWLGTSAPLRGRLVDAMRRVLLGATPHGVGLSGRASERLAGLRAELGDRVDAERTVVLHEDGQTRWWTWAGGRANAVLHAALDAVAPELCHPDSTYTNDHIVLRGEATESGLGAALAAANQRFGEDLAGVQPEVMQRAVQELKFGDLLPDTLAHATLSERLADHPGAASAVGRPRVERWTL, from the coding sequence ATGACCGGCTTCGACGCCCTCCACCCCGTGGTGCAGCACCACATCGTCAACGAGTTGGGGTGGCGCGAACTGCGACCGCTGCAGGACGATGCGGTGGCGCCGCTGCTGGCCGGTGAGGACGCGCTGCTGCTCGCCCCGACCGCCGGCGGCAAGACCGAGGCGGCGCTGTTCCCGCTGCTGACGCGGATGGCAGGCGAATCGTGGAGCGGCACGTCACTGCTGTACGTGTGCCCGTTGCGGGCGCTGCTCAACAATCTCGAGGCGCGGGTGAACCGGTACGCGTCCTGGCTGGGACGCTCGGCTGCCGTCCGGCACGGCGACACCTCACAGGGCGTGCGCCGACGGATGATGGTGGATCAACCAGACATCCTGCTGACGACACCGGAGTCGCTCGAGGCGATGCTGGTGTCGGCGACGATCAACCCCCGGTCACTGCTCAGCGAGGTGCGAGCGGTGGTGGTCGACGAGGTGCACGCGTTCGCCGGTGACGACCGCGGCTGGCATCTGCTGGCCGTCATCGAGCGACTGACGAAGCTGGCCGGACGCCCACTGCAGCGGGTCGGGCTGTCCGCGACGGTGGGGAACGCCGACGACCTACTGGCGTGGCTGCAGGGCAGCAAGCGGGGCCGACGTCCCGGACGCGTGCTCGCGCCGAAGGCGATTGGCGGTGGGGCGCCGGAGATTGCGCTCGACTACGTCGGGTCGCTGCCCAACGCGGCGACCGTGATCGCGCGGTTGCACCGCGGCGAGAAGCGGCTGGTGTTCGCCGACTCGCGGCGGACCGTCGAGCAGCTGGGCGTCGGGCTGGCGGAGCTCGGGGTTGAAACGTACGTGTCACACTCGAGCCTTTCGGTCGCGGAGCGGCGACGTTCCGAGGCTGCCTTCGCGCAGGGACGCGACTGCGTGATCGTGGCCACCTCGACCCTCGAGCTCGGGATCGACGTCGGCGACCTCGACCGGGTGTTGCAGGTCGGCTCCCCTTCGACGGTGGCGTCGCTGCTGCAGCGGGTAGGGCGGACGGGACGTCGCCCGGGCGCGGTCCGGAACCTGACGGTGTTGGCTCCCGACGATGACGCGCTGCTGCGCGCGACCGGGTTGCTGCTGTTATGGTCGGAAGGGTACGTCGAGCCGATCAGCCCTCCCCCGCACGCGGCGCACATCGCGGCCCAGCAGGTGCTGGCGTTGGCGCTTCAGGAGCGGCAGATCGGGCGCCACACCTGGCAGGACTGGCTCGACGGCCTGGAATTGGTGCCACCGACAGAGGCGGACGCCATCGTCGAAGGACTGCTCGCCAAGGGCGTGCTGGACGAGGACTCCGGCATGCTGTTCGTCGGCCCGGAGGCCGAGAAGCGCTACGGGCGGCGGCACTTCATGGAACTGATGAGCGTGTTCACCTCCGACCCCCAGGTGACCGTGCTGCACGGACGCACCGAGATCGGCGCGGTCGACCCGATGGTGCTGGTGTCGAAGGTGCCCGGGCCGCGGCGCTTGACGCTCGCCGGGCGCACGTGGACGGTGACCGCGGTCGACTGGACGCGGCGCCGGGCATACGTGGAACCCTCCGAGGGCTCCGGGACCGCGCGCTGGCTCGGGACGTCCGCGCCGTTGCGGGGACGGCTCGTGGACGCGATGCGGCGCGTCCTGCTCGGAGCCACGCCCCACGGGGTGGGCCTTTCAGGGCGGGCGTCCGAACGGTTGGCCGGGCTGCGCGCCGAACTCGGCGACCGGGTCGACGCCGAACGCACAGTCGTCCTGCACGAGGACGGCCAGACGCGGTGGTGGACCTGGGCGGGCGGACGAGCGAACGCGGTCCTGCACGCGGCCCTGGACGCCGTCGCCCCCGAGCTGTGCCACCCCGACAGCACCTACACCAACGACCACATCGTCCTGCGCGGCGAAGCGACGGAGTCCGGGCTTGGGGCCGCGCTCGCGGCCGCGAACCAGCGCTTCGGCGAAGATCTCGCCGGCGTACAGCCCGAAGTGATGCAGCGAGCAGTCCAAGAGCTTAAGTTCGGCGACCTGCTCCCGGACACCCTCGCGCACGCCACGTTGAGCGAACGACTCGCCGACCACCCCGGCGCGGCCAGTGCAGTTGGGCGTCCGCGCGTCGAACGCTGGACGTTGTGA
- a CDS encoding DUF3267 domain-containing protein, with translation MGAERSVQDTTELPVTYTEHLTVDLKKDKKLTFVVQGIFVLVALIAVAAGLLLRLPLETGWSPVVTIPVTLAACLVYMALHEATHGITLQLLTKVRPSYKVRFPFLTTGNRAYLTRRTAVIVALAPVVFWGIVLLASLLTLPDDYRMTAYIVLALNFAGSAGDFVEVFLVSKQPRAALIQDDGNKLHVFLPRE, from the coding sequence ATGGGTGCAGAGCGCAGCGTGCAGGACACCACGGAACTCCCGGTCACCTACACAGAGCATCTGACGGTCGACCTCAAGAAGGATAAGAAGCTCACGTTTGTGGTGCAGGGCATCTTCGTGTTGGTCGCCCTCATCGCTGTCGCAGCCGGCCTGTTGCTCCGTCTGCCACTCGAGACCGGCTGGTCTCCGGTCGTCACGATCCCCGTGACGTTGGCCGCCTGCCTCGTGTACATGGCACTCCACGAAGCGACCCACGGGATCACACTGCAACTTCTGACCAAGGTCAGGCCCTCGTACAAGGTGCGATTCCCATTCCTGACCACCGGAAACCGCGCGTACCTCACCCGGCGCACCGCAGTGATCGTGGCACTCGCGCCGGTTGTCTTCTGGGGGATCGTGCTGCTGGCCTCCCTGCTCACGCTGCCGGATGACTACCGAATGACGGCGTACATCGTCCTCGCCTTGAACTTCGCCGGTTCCGCCGGGGACTTCGTCGAGGTTTTCTTGGTGTCAAAGCAGCCGCGGGCAGCGCTCATCCAAGACGACGGCAACAAGCTCCACGTCTTCCTGCCGCGGGAATAG
- a CDS encoding CPBP family intramembrane glutamic endopeptidase, with protein MKKLNEVSPIWHAVVWIVAYVLLVPVGDRLSELVGEPNSVTAPLLVVLAIVLIVYVSRNGWLRYYGVRSFRSGDFTKTLLYLPLLAIVLLQYAKGWREGLDLTAVLLIVALMVCVGFIEELVFRGFLFRAILTKSTLTRAIVISGVTFGIGHIVNLARGYTGVEQIIQIGFGVVLGIVLALLFAVTGTIVPLIIFHTLLNISGNVTAPDAGFDVIMLAITILISVGYAVYLVTVLRRKGPAPEMQLTLSPRADRSAHVR; from the coding sequence ATGAAGAAGCTGAATGAAGTGAGCCCCATCTGGCACGCCGTGGTCTGGATCGTCGCATACGTGCTGCTGGTTCCCGTGGGGGACAGGTTGTCGGAATTGGTCGGAGAACCTAATTCGGTGACAGCGCCCCTTCTCGTCGTGCTCGCGATCGTGCTGATCGTCTACGTGAGTCGCAACGGCTGGCTCCGCTATTACGGTGTTCGTTCCTTCCGGAGCGGCGACTTCACAAAGACGCTCTTGTACCTCCCGCTGCTCGCGATCGTTTTACTGCAGTACGCGAAGGGCTGGCGGGAGGGCCTCGACCTAACGGCGGTGCTGCTGATTGTCGCTCTGATGGTATGCGTCGGCTTTATCGAAGAGTTGGTGTTTCGAGGGTTCCTGTTCCGTGCGATCCTCACCAAGAGCACGCTGACGCGGGCCATCGTCATCTCGGGTGTGACTTTCGGGATTGGGCATATCGTGAACCTGGCGCGCGGCTACACAGGTGTCGAGCAGATCATCCAGATCGGCTTCGGGGTGGTACTCGGGATCGTACTCGCGTTGCTGTTCGCAGTCACCGGCACGATCGTCCCGCTCATCATTTTCCACACCCTTCTGAACATCAGCGGCAACGTGACAGCGCCCGACGCCGGATTCGACGTAATCATGCTCGCGATCACGATCCTCATCAGTGTCGGCTACGCCGTCTACCTCGTGACTGTCCTCCGACGGAAGGGCCCGGCCCCCGAAATGCAGCTGACGCTCTCGCCGAGAGCTGACCGCTCGGCGCATGTGCGCTGA
- a CDS encoding AMP-binding protein — MSHPLRTATPATDAVRGARDFLLDNVYDYDKVVREFRWPQLEEFNFALEWFDVVAGEHPDRAAVTIVDSNLDATSWSYAELARRSDQVANWLTSLGVRRGDSMIVMLNNTIELWEILLGLLKVGAVAIPTSTLVSDIDLAWRVETADTRFAIAPASLAARFHLVRRGTTRVSVGEQPDDGWRSYSESYDAPDTFVPDGPTPADSPSLLYFTSGTTAHPKLVRHTQVSYPVGHLSTMFWLGVRPGDVHLNISSPGWGKHAWSNFFSPFLAQATVLIFNYARFSAETLMEVMDSHEVSSFCAPPTVWRMLIQADLSRLSRPPRELVGAGEALNPEVINKVRSAWHNTIRDGYGQTEMTCCVGNSPGQPVRIGAMGRPMPGYAVVLKDPATDVLVEGAGEGEICLDLRVHHLGLMGGYHDADDLTAEAWRGGYHHTGDIGSRDADGYITYVGRADDVFKASDYKISPFEVESALMLHESVVECAIVPSPDEVRGAVPKAYICLAAGWQADRHTAAAVFEHSRRTLNAFQLVRIIEFVEQLPKTVSSKTRRVELRNLEAERVAAGSDEGQYYDRDFR; from the coding sequence ATGAGCCATCCGCTCCGAACTGCCACCCCCGCAACCGACGCGGTGCGGGGCGCGCGCGACTTCCTGCTCGACAACGTCTACGACTACGACAAAGTGGTCCGGGAGTTCCGCTGGCCACAGTTGGAGGAGTTCAATTTCGCCCTCGAATGGTTCGATGTCGTCGCGGGCGAACACCCCGACCGGGCAGCCGTGACGATCGTGGACTCCAACCTGGACGCCACCAGTTGGTCATATGCGGAGCTGGCGAGGCGCTCCGACCAGGTCGCCAACTGGCTCACGTCCCTGGGGGTTCGCCGCGGCGACTCAATGATCGTGATGCTCAACAACACCATCGAACTGTGGGAGATCCTCCTGGGGCTGTTGAAGGTTGGCGCCGTCGCGATCCCCACCTCCACTCTGGTGTCGGATATCGATCTGGCCTGGCGCGTTGAGACCGCGGACACCCGCTTCGCCATCGCACCCGCGTCGTTGGCGGCACGGTTCCACCTGGTGCGAAGGGGGACGACGCGGGTCAGCGTGGGGGAGCAGCCCGATGATGGCTGGCGGAGCTACTCCGAAAGCTACGACGCCCCCGACACGTTCGTCCCGGACGGCCCGACGCCAGCGGACTCACCCTCGCTGCTCTACTTCACCTCGGGGACCACCGCCCATCCCAAGCTCGTTCGCCATACTCAGGTCAGCTACCCGGTCGGCCATCTCTCGACGATGTTCTGGCTCGGGGTCCGTCCCGGGGATGTGCATCTGAACATCAGTTCGCCCGGCTGGGGCAAGCATGCCTGGAGCAACTTCTTCAGCCCTTTCCTGGCGCAGGCCACCGTGCTCATCTTCAACTACGCGCGCTTCAGTGCGGAGACGCTGATGGAGGTGATGGACTCCCACGAGGTCTCGTCGTTCTGCGCGCCCCCGACGGTTTGGCGGATGCTCATCCAGGCCGACCTGTCGCGGTTGTCCCGCCCGCCGCGCGAACTGGTCGGAGCCGGTGAGGCGCTCAACCCCGAGGTGATCAACAAGGTGCGGTCGGCGTGGCACAACACGATCCGCGACGGCTACGGCCAAACCGAGATGACCTGCTGCGTGGGGAACTCGCCCGGTCAACCGGTTCGGATCGGCGCGATGGGACGTCCGATGCCGGGCTACGCGGTGGTGCTGAAGGACCCGGCGACCGATGTCCTGGTCGAAGGCGCCGGCGAGGGCGAGATCTGTCTCGACCTCCGTGTGCACCATCTCGGTCTGATGGGTGGCTACCACGACGCGGACGACCTCACTGCCGAGGCCTGGCGTGGCGGATACCACCACACCGGGGACATCGGGTCTCGCGATGCCGACGGTTACATCACCTACGTCGGACGGGCGGACGACGTGTTCAAGGCTTCGGACTACAAGATCAGCCCATTCGAGGTGGAGAGCGCGCTGATGCTGCACGAGTCGGTCGTCGAGTGCGCGATCGTCCCATCTCCCGACGAGGTGCGCGGCGCCGTCCCCAAGGCGTACATCTGTCTTGCCGCCGGTTGGCAGGCCGACCGGCACACCGCAGCCGCGGTGTTCGAGCACAGTCGCCGGACCCTGAACGCCTTCCAGTTGGTCCGGATCATCGAGTTCGTCGAACAGCTGCCCAAGACAGTGTCAAGCAAGACCCGCCGGGTCGAGTTGCGGAACCTCGAGGCCGAGCGGGTGGCCGCTGGCAGCGACGAGGGGCAGTACTACGACCGCGACTTCCGCTAA
- a CDS encoding NIL domain-containing protein: MTLDLLFVGANSGRATLDQLGAELDVRYRLIAQRITTMEIFPVSVLTVELDADAPALDAATSWFARRGIHQLAAAV; the protein is encoded by the coding sequence ATGACTCTCGATCTACTCTTCGTCGGTGCGAACAGCGGCCGCGCCACCCTCGACCAGCTCGGCGCCGAACTCGACGTGCGCTACCGACTCATCGCCCAGCGGATCACCACCATGGAGATCTTCCCCGTCAGCGTGTTGACCGTCGAACTGGACGCCGACGCCCCCGCCCTCGACGCCGCCACTTCATGGTTCGCGCGGCGCGGCATTCACCAGCTCGCTGCAGCGGTCTGA